A window from Agrobacterium tumefaciens encodes these proteins:
- a CDS encoding DUF1244 domain-containing protein, giving the protein MTNENDNRQIEFEAAAFRRLVKHLRERHDVQNIDLMNLAGFCRNCLSNWYREAAEEAGVPLSKDQSREIVYGMPYEDWKERYQGEASGDQKAAFEQNRPKE; this is encoded by the coding sequence ATGACGAATGAGAACGACAACAGGCAGATCGAGTTCGAGGCCGCCGCCTTCCGCCGCCTCGTCAAGCACCTTCGTGAACGCCACGATGTGCAGAATATCGACCTGATGAATCTCGCGGGCTTCTGCCGCAATTGCCTTTCCAACTGGTATCGGGAGGCGGCCGAGGAAGCTGGTGTTCCGCTCAGCAAGGATCAATCCCGGGAAATCGTCTACGGCATGCCGTATGAGGATTGGAAAGAGAGATATCAGGGCGAAGCGAGTGGCGACCAGAAAGCCGCTTTCGAGCAGAACCGGCCCAAGGAATAA
- a CDS encoding DUF2312 domain-containing protein translates to MMDETSTTETVAAAELRQFIERVERLEEEKAAIQGDIKDVMGEAKGRGYDTKAIRTIIRLRKKDANERIEEETILQTYMAALGME, encoded by the coding sequence ATGATGGACGAAACAAGCACCACCGAAACCGTCGCCGCCGCAGAACTGCGTCAGTTCATCGAGCGCGTCGAGCGCCTCGAAGAGGAAAAGGCCGCCATTCAGGGCGATATCAAGGATGTCATGGGCGAGGCGAAGGGCCGTGGTTACGACACCAAGGCGATTCGCACCATCATTCGTCTGCGCAAGAAGGATGCCAACGAGCGTATTGAGGAAGAAACGATTCTCCAGACCTATATGGCCGCGCTCGGCATGGAATGA
- the purE gene encoding 5-(carboxyamino)imidazole ribonucleotide mutase: MGSQSDWETMKNAADTLDALDVEYEARIISAHRTPDRLYDFANGAKDEGFKVIIAGAGGAAHLPGMTAAMTPLPVFGVPVQSKTMSGQDSLYSIVQMPAGIPVGTLAIGKAGAINAALLAAAVLALSDEDLADRLDAWRARQSAAVAEYPMDSAQ, from the coding sequence ATGGGCAGCCAGTCCGACTGGGAGACCATGAAGAACGCCGCCGATACGCTGGATGCGCTCGACGTGGAATATGAAGCCCGCATCATTTCCGCCCACCGCACGCCGGACCGGCTTTATGACTTTGCCAACGGCGCAAAGGACGAAGGCTTCAAGGTCATTATCGCCGGTGCGGGCGGTGCCGCCCACCTGCCGGGCATGACAGCCGCCATGACGCCCCTGCCCGTCTTCGGCGTTCCGGTACAGTCCAAGACCATGTCCGGACAGGACAGTCTCTATTCCATCGTGCAGATGCCTGCCGGCATCCCCGTCGGCACGCTCGCCATCGGCAAGGCCGGCGCCATCAATGCCGCCCTTCTGGCCGCTGCGGTCCTGGCACTCAGCGACGAAGACCTGGCCGACCGGCTCGATGCCTGGCGTGCCCGCCAGTCGGCAGCCGTCGCAGAATATCCGATGGACAGCGCCCAGTGA
- the ykgO gene encoding type B 50S ribosomal protein L36, with product MKIKNSLKALKARHRDNRLVRRKGRVYIINKQNPRFKARQG from the coding sequence ATGAAGATCAAGAATTCGCTTAAAGCGCTTAAGGCCCGTCATCGCGATAACCGCCTGGTTCGCCGCAAGGGCCGCGTCTACATCATCAACAAGCAGAACCCGCGTTTCAAGGCTCGTCAGGGCTGA
- a CDS encoding thiamine phosphate synthase — protein sequence MSIVEDRCRLVLIVPQADDAQKQVTEVEDALRGGDVASVIIPQYGLDDAAFQKWAELIVPIVQAAGAAALIAGDSRTASRAKADGLHVGGNAEALAEAVENFTPKLIVGGGNADDRHKALEMGESNPDYVFFGKLEGDIKPEAHPKNLALGEWWASMIEIPAIVMGGTDLSSVVAVSETGVEFVAMRSGVFDNASGAAQAVSEINALLDEKAPRFGG from the coding sequence ATGAGCATTGTTGAAGACCGTTGCCGCCTTGTCCTGATCGTTCCGCAAGCGGACGATGCGCAAAAGCAGGTGACAGAGGTGGAAGACGCATTGCGAGGCGGCGATGTCGCTTCGGTCATCATTCCGCAATACGGTCTGGATGACGCCGCTTTCCAGAAATGGGCGGAATTGATTGTCCCGATCGTCCAGGCGGCGGGTGCGGCCGCCCTCATCGCTGGCGACAGCCGCACGGCTAGCCGGGCGAAGGCGGATGGCCTGCATGTGGGAGGCAATGCCGAGGCGCTTGCCGAGGCGGTGGAAAACTTCACGCCGAAGCTGATTGTCGGCGGCGGCAATGCCGATGACCGCCACAAGGCGCTGGAAATGGGTGAGTCCAATCCGGACTACGTCTTTTTTGGAAAGCTGGAAGGCGACATCAAGCCGGAGGCGCATCCCAAAAATCTGGCGCTTGGCGAGTGGTGGGCGTCGATGATCGAAATCCCGGCCATCGTCATGGGCGGCACGGATTTGTCGTCGGTGGTTGCCGTTTCTGAAACCGGCGTGGAGTTCGTGGCGATGCGCAGCGGTGTTTTCGACAACGCGTCCGGCGCTGCCCAGGCCGTTTCCGAAATCAACGCTTTGCTTGACGAAAAAGCGCCACGGTTTGGCGGTTGA
- a CDS encoding inositol monophosphatase family protein has product MARSALLNVMVQAAIKAGKSLSRDFGEVQNLQVSVKGPSDFVSQADLKAEKIVREELMKARPTYDFLGEEGGEEKGTDGAHRWIVDPLDGTTNFLHGIPHFAVSIALERNGEVVAGVIFNPATDELYTAERGGGAFLNDRRIRVAARKALTDCVIGCGVPHLGRGNHGKFLVELRHVMGEAAGIRRMGAAALDLAYVAAGRLDGFWEADLSPWDMAAGLVLIREAGGFASDAKGGADIFGTGSVAAGNEYIHKALVEVANRPVPGR; this is encoded by the coding sequence ATGGCCCGTTCAGCCCTTCTCAATGTCATGGTTCAGGCCGCCATCAAGGCGGGTAAGTCTTTGTCGCGTGACTTCGGTGAAGTGCAGAACCTTCAGGTTTCGGTCAAGGGACCGAGCGACTTCGTCTCTCAGGCAGACCTCAAGGCCGAGAAGATCGTGCGCGAGGAGCTGATGAAGGCCCGCCCGACCTACGACTTCCTGGGCGAGGAAGGCGGCGAGGAAAAGGGCACTGATGGCGCGCATCGCTGGATCGTCGATCCGCTTGATGGCACCACCAACTTCCTGCACGGTATTCCGCATTTCGCGGTTTCCATTGCGCTGGAGCGGAACGGCGAAGTTGTTGCCGGCGTGATCTTCAACCCGGCCACCGACGAACTCTACACCGCCGAGCGCGGCGGCGGCGCGTTCCTCAACGATCGCCGCATCCGTGTTGCCGCACGCAAGGCGCTGACCGATTGCGTCATCGGCTGCGGTGTGCCGCATCTTGGTCGTGGCAATCATGGGAAGTTCCTGGTCGAGCTTCGCCACGTCATGGGCGAGGCCGCAGGCATTCGTCGCATGGGCGCGGCAGCGCTTGACCTCGCTTATGTTGCCGCGGGCCGTCTCGACGGTTTCTGGGAAGCCGACCTTTCGCCCTGGGACATGGCGGCGGGTCTGGTGCTGATTCGTGAAGCCGGTGGCTTCGCTTCCGATGCCAAGGGCGGCGCGGATATCTTCGGCACCGGCAGCGTTGCTGCCGGTAACGAATATATCCACAAGGCACTTGTTGAGGTCGCCAACCGCCCGGTGCCGGGTCGCTGA
- a CDS encoding YdcH family protein: protein MTIQAHIASLEKKHGALEEELESILASPSSDDREIADLKRRKLRLKDELQRLKASTRH from the coding sequence ATGACCATTCAGGCTCATATTGCATCGCTCGAAAAGAAACACGGTGCTCTGGAGGAGGAGCTCGAAAGTATTCTTGCTTCCCCGTCGTCTGACGATAGAGAGATCGCGGACCTTAAACGTCGAAAACTGCGCCTGAAGGATGAACTGCAGAGGCTCAAGGCCTCGACAAGACATTGA
- a CDS encoding YdcH family protein, translating into MPDQDQADIRLTLARLRQEHEDYDAAINAMIQTSCDALRIQRMKKKKLAVKDKMTQLEDQVIPDIIA; encoded by the coding sequence ATGCCCGATCAGGACCAGGCGGACATCAGGCTCACGCTGGCGCGGCTGCGCCAGGAGCATGAGGATTATGACGCGGCGATCAACGCGATGATCCAGACCAGCTGCGATGCACTGAGAATACAGCGGATGAAAAAGAAGAAGCTGGCCGTCAAGGACAAGATGACCCAGCTGGAAGACCAGGTCATTCCCGATATCATCGCCTGA
- a CDS encoding tetratricopeptide repeat protein → MRPNRFCTAILLAQGFLFAGLLIPGMAAISHAADGQQPAAAEAAPSPAKTIDTLFASLKKERNTVKARSIANQIASEWNDSGSATVNLLMQWAGEAADEKRNAAAYDFLDQVILLDPNYVQAPYRRAMVHFADGDTRKAMADINLTLEKEPRYFPALASLANILEASGRHELALKAWEQYLAVYPADKDARKEAADLSEKLAGTRG, encoded by the coding sequence ATGCGCCCAAATCGTTTTTGCACGGCTATCCTCCTCGCTCAGGGTTTCCTGTTTGCCGGCCTCCTGATTCCGGGAATGGCCGCCATTAGCCATGCGGCGGATGGACAGCAGCCTGCTGCGGCAGAAGCCGCGCCTTCCCCTGCCAAGACGATCGACACTCTTTTCGCATCGCTGAAAAAAGAGCGCAACACAGTCAAGGCGCGCAGCATCGCCAACCAGATCGCCTCCGAATGGAACGATTCCGGCAGCGCGACGGTCAATCTCCTGATGCAATGGGCCGGCGAAGCCGCGGACGAAAAGCGGAACGCGGCGGCTTATGATTTTCTCGACCAGGTCATTTTGCTCGACCCGAACTATGTGCAGGCGCCTTATCGCCGCGCCATGGTGCATTTTGCCGATGGTGATACCCGCAAGGCAATGGCCGACATCAACCTGACCCTCGAAAAAGAGCCGCGTTATTTCCCGGCGCTGGCAAGCCTTGCCAACATCCTCGAAGCCTCCGGCCGCCACGAGCTGGCACTGAAGGCCTGGGAACAATATCTGGCAGTTTACCCCGCAGACAAGGACGCCCGCAAGGAAGCCGCCGATCTCTCGGAAAAGCTGGCGGGCACACGCGGCTGA
- a CDS encoding 5-(carboxyamino)imidazole ribonucleotide synthase translates to MAKTTNLTIGIIGGGQLGRMLAMAAARLNHRTIVLEPQADCPAAQVCNDQIVAEYDDEKALAELASRCDVVTYEFENVPVAAAEKLSASVPVYPPAQALSASQDRLTEKRFLNGCGIPTADFRAVDSQGELEAALTAFGGKGVLKTRRMGYDGKGQRLFRGGEDLAGAFAALGGVPLILESFVAFEREISIIAARFKDGTVKCYDPAENVHLNGILHTSTVPAALSDAAKAVAVRSAEKLLAALDYVGVIGIEFFVLPDGSLVANEMAPRVHNTGHWTEAACVISQFEQHIRAVSGLAPGSTDRHSDCVMTNLIGDDINDVPAWLSKKDCLVHLYGKTEARPSRKMGHVTELLHTGKA, encoded by the coding sequence ATGGCAAAGACGACCAACCTTACCATCGGCATCATCGGTGGCGGGCAGCTCGGGCGTATGCTGGCCATGGCCGCTGCCCGTCTCAACCACCGCACCATCGTGCTGGAGCCGCAGGCCGATTGTCCGGCTGCGCAGGTTTGCAACGACCAGATCGTCGCGGAATATGACGACGAAAAGGCGCTTGCGGAACTCGCAAGCCGCTGCGATGTCGTCACCTACGAATTCGAAAACGTGCCTGTCGCAGCCGCGGAAAAACTCAGCGCCTCCGTGCCGGTCTATCCGCCGGCGCAGGCGCTCAGCGCATCGCAGGACCGGTTGACGGAAAAACGCTTCCTCAATGGTTGCGGCATTCCAACCGCCGATTTTCGCGCCGTGGACAGCCAGGGCGAGCTGGAAGCCGCCTTGACCGCCTTCGGTGGCAAGGGCGTGCTGAAAACCCGCCGCATGGGTTATGACGGCAAGGGCCAGCGCCTCTTCCGTGGTGGCGAAGACCTCGCGGGCGCTTTTGCGGCACTCGGCGGCGTGCCGCTGATCCTCGAAAGCTTCGTTGCCTTCGAGCGGGAAATCTCGATCATCGCCGCCCGCTTCAAGGACGGCACCGTCAAGTGTTACGATCCGGCCGAGAACGTCCATCTGAACGGCATTCTGCACACATCGACGGTGCCGGCGGCACTTTCGGATGCCGCGAAGGCTGTCGCCGTGCGGTCAGCAGAAAAGCTTCTCGCCGCACTCGATTATGTCGGAGTCATCGGCATCGAATTCTTCGTCCTGCCGGATGGTTCGCTGGTTGCCAATGAAATGGCGCCGCGTGTCCACAATACCGGCCACTGGACGGAAGCAGCCTGCGTTATCTCGCAGTTCGAGCAGCATATCCGGGCCGTGTCGGGCCTTGCCCCCGGCAGTACGGATCGCCATTCCGATTGTGTCATGACCAACCTGATCGGCGACGACATCAACGACGTGCCGGCATGGCTGTCGAAAAAAGACTGTCTCGTGCATCTCTATGGCAAGACAGAAGCCCGGCCAAGCCGCAAGATGGGCCATGTGACCGAGCTTCTGCACACAGGAAAAGCCTAG
- a CDS encoding sulfite exporter TauE/SafE family protein, translating to MLTDFHFYLVAIPAVVLVGLSKGGLGGALALMGVPLMALAVSPVQAAAIFLPILIVMDIVALFAWRGHNHRETLLIMLPGAIAGIALGWATSSLISANAMRLVVASVTILFVLRYFYESFKSRRGQEIPAKPQRPAAATLWSSLSGYASFVAHAGGPPFQIYVLPLKLDPKTYTGMSVRFFAIMNAIKLIPYFALGALDATNLKTSASLLPVAMLATLAGARVVKYLKPSVFYPLMYSMALIAALKLLWDGLPF from the coding sequence ATGCTGACCGATTTTCATTTTTATCTCGTCGCCATTCCCGCAGTCGTGCTTGTCGGCCTTTCCAAGGGGGGGCTTGGCGGCGCACTGGCGCTGATGGGCGTGCCGCTGATGGCGCTTGCCGTTTCGCCAGTGCAGGCGGCGGCGATCTTCCTGCCGATCCTGATCGTCATGGATATCGTGGCGCTCTTCGCCTGGCGGGGGCACAATCACCGGGAAACGCTGCTCATCATGCTGCCCGGCGCAATCGCCGGCATCGCGCTCGGCTGGGCAACGTCCAGCCTCATTTCCGCAAACGCCATGCGCCTTGTCGTCGCCTCGGTCACAATCCTGTTCGTGCTGCGTTATTTCTACGAGAGCTTCAAAAGCCGGAGGGGTCAGGAGATTCCGGCCAAACCGCAAAGACCCGCGGCCGCAACGCTCTGGTCGAGCCTCTCGGGTTATGCAAGCTTCGTTGCCCATGCGGGCGGTCCGCCTTTCCAGATCTATGTTCTGCCGCTGAAGCTCGATCCAAAGACCTATACCGGCATGAGCGTGCGTTTCTTCGCCATCATGAACGCGATCAAGCTCATCCCCTATTTCGCGCTGGGGGCTCTCGACGCCACCAACCTCAAGACCTCGGCCAGCCTGCTGCCGGTAGCAATGCTCGCGACGCTCGCCGGCGCAAGGGTAGTGAAATATCTGAAACCATCAGTGTTTTACCCGCTCATGTATTCCATGGCGTTGATTGCGGCGCTGAAGCTCCTGTGGGACGGGCTGCCGTTCTAG
- a CDS encoding tetratricopeptide repeat protein, whose product MFMRSVPLCFSVSLLALAFGAPAGVAFAQSGPQNESNALSRQLENEAQPTRQGRVQSEEQKDLEPSSGVNVYQRMGADLPALPPEKEFKGRVDEAYGHFQRGEYVQALDKALTRAQNGDASAQTLVAEMMSRGLGIARDEKTAAFWYQQAAEGGDPVAMFKFALILMEGKFVTRDKAKADDFMRRAAEAGNASAQFNWGQILVSENPGAKGLLMALPFYEKSAEQGIADAQYAVSQIYWSVKDVPTEKKAKARDWLMRAAKAGYDTAQVDLGVWLVNGFGGERNLDEGFRWLYGAAQRGNVVAQNKVAHLYVQALGTRPDPVEAAKWYVLSRRAGLKDPRLEDFYLGITDEQQKKAIEAANRFRPT is encoded by the coding sequence ATGTTCATGCGCTCGGTTCCTCTCTGTTTTTCCGTTTCGCTGCTGGCGCTCGCTTTTGGCGCGCCTGCGGGTGTCGCCTTTGCCCAATCGGGACCGCAGAACGAAAGCAATGCGCTGTCCCGCCAGTTGGAGAATGAGGCCCAGCCTACCCGTCAGGGCAGGGTGCAATCGGAAGAACAGAAGGATCTCGAGCCGTCTTCCGGCGTCAACGTCTATCAGCGCATGGGCGCGGATCTGCCGGCCCTGCCGCCGGAAAAGGAATTCAAGGGCCGGGTGGACGAAGCCTATGGCCATTTCCAGCGCGGCGAATATGTGCAGGCGCTCGACAAGGCGCTAACCCGCGCGCAGAACGGCGATGCATCCGCGCAGACGCTGGTGGCGGAAATGATGTCGCGTGGCCTCGGCATCGCCCGCGACGAAAAGACTGCCGCTTTCTGGTATCAGCAGGCGGCTGAGGGTGGCGATCCCGTCGCCATGTTCAAATTCGCGCTGATCCTGATGGAAGGCAAATTCGTCACCCGCGACAAAGCGAAGGCTGACGATTTCATGCGGCGCGCGGCGGAAGCAGGCAATGCCTCTGCCCAGTTCAACTGGGGCCAGATTCTGGTTTCAGAAAATCCCGGCGCCAAGGGGCTCTTGATGGCCCTGCCGTTCTATGAAAAATCCGCCGAGCAGGGCATTGCCGACGCGCAATATGCGGTGTCGCAGATCTACTGGTCGGTCAAGGATGTGCCGACCGAGAAAAAGGCCAAGGCGCGGGACTGGCTGATGCGGGCGGCAAAGGCGGGTTATGATACGGCGCAGGTCGATCTCGGCGTCTGGCTCGTCAATGGTTTCGGCGGTGAGCGCAATCTGGATGAGGGGTTCCGCTGGCTTTACGGTGCGGCGCAGCGCGGCAATGTTGTGGCGCAGAACAAGGTGGCGCATCTTTACGTTCAGGCGCTCGGCACCCGGCCGGATCCTGTGGAGGCGGCCAAATGGTATGTGCTTTCCCGCCGCGCCGGTTTGAAGGATCCGAGGCTGGAGGACTTCTATCTCGGCATCACCGACGAGCAGCAGAAAAAGGCGATCGAAGCGGCAAATCGTTTCCGCCCGACGTGA